The nucleotide window TCGTCGATGTTTCATTGcataaaaatcatcaattattATATCAGTGGTAAATTTTTCAGCAATCTCCTTCTCGATATAAACAATCATATAATCAGTGAGAAAACCATCTTCCATCTTGTTGCGAAGccttgttttaataattttcatagCTGAAAAAGCTCGTTCTGTGGTTGTTGTTGATACCGGAAGAGTCAAGACAAGCCGTAATAATCTGTCAATCAAAGGATAAAAACTAGACTTTCCTTTCTCTGCAAACTTTTGACATAATTCACCAATAGTAGACAAGTTCTGAAAATTTGGATCTTTGTGCACATCAAGTTCATAATGTAGCAATTCATATTCCAATTGAATCTTTTCTTGCTCAGAAAAATATGATGAATAaaatttctcaacaagattacaaATGTCCCTAGCATCAAATGACTTGAATGCATCCTTAGGATCTAAAGTTGTACTCATGATAAGAAGTTTTGTTGCTTGCTCACTGAACCTgctatttaattcttttaactGATAATCTATAACAGTAGTAAATATATCGATGCGATAATGATGCGATACTGTCACAGAATCTTTATGCCTTCGGGATCGAATTATGTCTGAATAAGCACCATTCATATCAGGAATTTGAATAGCTTGTCTACTACAAAAAGAAGTAACTTTTTCTAATAGAGAATTCCAACCACAATCtcttaaattttgaatcaacGATTTTGTGGTAGAGACCAAGCACATGGCATTCAAAATATCTTGAGACTTTTGTTGCAAAGCTTGACAGAGTTTGTCAGTAATTCCCATAATTTCTTTCAACACATgtagaatgaaaacaaaatcaaatgacATCAATGCTTTGAGAGCATATGTAGCATCACCTCATTGGGAGTAAGTAGATCCTTTAACAGTTAAATCTTCAAGAACCAAAGCAGTTGCACTATACATGCGTAAAAAGCTGCATATAGAATTGAAATGAGAACTCCATCAAGTATCACCTGGTCTCTGTAATGTGCCAATTTGGTTAGCTCCCCTACCAGTCTCAATCTCATCATTTGCAATCAAATTAGCAATTTCAGATACATAAGCAGCTTGTAACTCATCATTACGTTTACATGAAGAACACACAACATTAACAATcacattcaaattttgaaagaaagaatgaacATCAACTGCTTCTTTAGCTGTGGCAACAAGAGCTAGTTGTAATTGATGAGCTAGACAATGAACATAATATGCATAAGGACATTCTTGAAGAATTAAAGCTTGTAAACCATTCCACTCTCCACGCATATTACTAGCTCCATCATATCCTTGGCCTCGAATATTTTGAATGTTAAGATTATGATGAGACAACACTGAACAAATCTCTTGCTTAAGAGTGAGTGCAGTAGTATCTTTAACATGTACTATATCAAGAAAACGCTCCTTGACAAATCCATGCTTATCAACAAATCTAATAACAAGAGCCATTTGTTCTCTTCTAGATTCATCTCGagcttcatcaacaatcaaacAATATTTTGCATCACTAATCTCTTCTCGAATTTCCCTTTACACCTTTCTAGCAAAGACatgtaaaatttctttttgaatagTAGGTGAAGTGTATCTTGCATTTTGAGGGGCATTCTCTAAGACAACTTCATCTACTTCTTTATTATAAGAAGCCAAAAGCTTTatcatttcaagaaaaattaCCTCGGTTCTTTGATCCCAAGCTTTCATCATGCCCCTCTAAAAAGCACACGCTGAAATGTCAACCATCTAACAACATCTATAGAGGCTTTTAAGGCGTAGGCGATTACTCAAAAATTTGTTGTGAGGTTTGTTTAACCAATACTTTGTCAATATGACATGATTgattcttcaaatcttcaaagcaTTTAATGGCAATATTGTGAGGAGAATTAGGACTCTTTCCCACATGAGATAGAAATGCACAATCTTTCCCACTATTCACTTTTTCCAATTTCTAAATCCCTTTGAAGTGAATGAGCTCGACCTTTTAGAGAACAAATAACATGGAAAGCAAAAAGCAAAGATCTTCTTCCCGCGAATACTCTAACCAAGGAAATACTTTTAAACCAATGAGCTTGAAATCGACTGAGGATGATCATCTTGGCGGAAAGTGGATATACATCCATTATAAATTGGTAAGGCCCAAACTTCATATATGCCCTATGAATTTCATCTTGTTGATTAATAGGATAATCCCAAATTTGTAGGGCGTTTTCCAGGGATCACGGATTAAAGCATCAATATTAACCTTTTTCTTGTCCCGGTTACTCCAATCTTGATAAATTTGGAAGGTGGTTGGACATGTTGCTCCAACTCCAAGATTGGTATTTCGGATGAAGATGGTTGTTGTTGATCAACATTTTTCAACACtagtttcttcatcatttctatCTTTCCTCTTGAAAAATGAAtcaattgtttttcttcttaaaacATCTTTCAatcctaaaaatatataaacttatattaacAAACCATAGTCACCATGTGTCATGTGTGGATTTGTAGTGGTACAAGTCAAATTTatagataaagaaaaattaaaaaggaaacaatGCACATGcttttcaccattttttctCGACTAGTACTAATACTCAACATGGGTTAAGATATAAAACACTCAAGTCCTCAAGTCATATCAATTGCTATTCCACAAACTTCACCACCAGTTCCTATGTTTCCTAACATTCTAGAAGTAATGAAGTATGTTATCAATTATAATGCAACCTATGCAAATTATTCTAGAACAGAACAATTGAACAAGTAAAGATTTCACTACTAAAATT belongs to Dioscorea cayenensis subsp. rotundata cultivar TDr96_F1 unplaced genomic scaffold, TDr96_F1_v2_PseudoChromosome.rev07_lg8_w22 25.fasta BLBR01001867.1, whole genome shotgun sequence and includes:
- the LOC120257106 gene encoding uncharacterized protein LOC120257106, which translates into the protein MNGAYSDIIRSRRHKDSVTVSHHYRIDIFTTVIDYQLKELNSRFSEQATKLLIMSTTLDPKDAFKSFDARDICNLVEKFYSSYFSEQEKIQLEYELLHYELDVHKDPNFQNLSTIGELCQKFAEKGKSSFYPLIDRLLRLVLTLPVSTTTTERAFSAMKIIKTRLRNKMEDGFLTDYMIVYIEKEIAEKFTTDIIIDDFYAMKHRRAQLKK